One window of the Takifugu rubripes chromosome 13, fTakRub1.2, whole genome shotgun sequence genome contains the following:
- the dut gene encoding deoxyuridine 5'-triphosphate nucleotidohydrolase, mitochondrial isoform X2, which yields MRIVDVAGCADLSPSKRARTETTTTTAAERPVLRFAKLSEHATTPTRGSAKAAGYDLYSAYDYTIDPLDKAIVKTDIQIAVPHGCYGRVAPRSGLAAKYFIDVGAGVVDEDYRGNVGVVLFNFGKETFEVKKGDRIAQLVCEKICYPELLEQTTLDETARGAGGFGSTGHN from the exons ATGCGCATTGTAGATGTTGCTGGCTGTGCAGACTTGTCGCCATCGAAAAGAGCAAggacagaaacaacaacaacaacagcagcagagagaccTGTCCTGAGGTTCGCTAAGCTTTCTGAACATGCCACGACTCCAACAAGAGGATCAGCTAAAGCAGCGGGTTATGACCTCTACAG tgccTATGATTACACCATTGATCCTTTGGATAAGGCCATTGTGAAGACAGACATCCAGATAGCAGTTCCACATGGATGCTATGGGAGAGTGG CACCACGATCTGGATTAGCAGCCAAATACTTCATAGATGTCGGAG CTGGAGTTGTAGACGAAGACTATAGAGGAAATGTGGGGGTTGTGCTCTTCAACTTTGGCAAGGAGACATTTGAAG TGAAAAAGGGTGACAGAATTGCTCAACTAGTGTGTGAGAAGATCTGCTATCCAGAACTGCTGGAGCAAACG ACACTTGATGAAACGGCACGTGGTGCTGGAGGATTTGGATCCACTGGACACAACTGA
- the dut gene encoding deoxyuridine 5'-triphosphate nucleotidohydrolase, mitochondrial isoform X1 — protein sequence MLIGMRLKNFTGFHAVPRFLGRTFQTQIVFQTKDVAGCADLSPSKRARTETTTTTAAERPVLRFAKLSEHATTPTRGSAKAAGYDLYSAYDYTIDPLDKAIVKTDIQIAVPHGCYGRVAPRSGLAAKYFIDVGAGVVDEDYRGNVGVVLFNFGKETFEVKKGDRIAQLVCEKICYPELLEQTTLDETARGAGGFGSTGHN from the exons ATGCTAATCGGTATGCGGTTAAAGAATTTTACGGGTTTTCACGCTGTGCCCCGTTTCTTAGGAAGGACATTTCAAACGCAGATTGTTTTTCAAACTAAAG ATGTTGCTGGCTGTGCAGACTTGTCGCCATCGAAAAGAGCAAggacagaaacaacaacaacaacagcagcagagagaccTGTCCTGAGGTTCGCTAAGCTTTCTGAACATGCCACGACTCCAACAAGAGGATCAGCTAAAGCAGCGGGTTATGACCTCTACAG tgccTATGATTACACCATTGATCCTTTGGATAAGGCCATTGTGAAGACAGACATCCAGATAGCAGTTCCACATGGATGCTATGGGAGAGTGG CACCACGATCTGGATTAGCAGCCAAATACTTCATAGATGTCGGAG CTGGAGTTGTAGACGAAGACTATAGAGGAAATGTGGGGGTTGTGCTCTTCAACTTTGGCAAGGAGACATTTGAAG TGAAAAAGGGTGACAGAATTGCTCAACTAGTGTGTGAGAAGATCTGCTATCCAGAACTGCTGGAGCAAACG ACACTTGATGAAACGGCACGTGGTGCTGGAGGATTTGGATCCACTGGACACAACTGA
- the dut gene encoding deoxyuridine 5'-triphosphate nucleotidohydrolase, mitochondrial isoform X4, producing the protein MHVAGCADLSPSKRARTETTTTTAAERPVLRFAKLSEHATTPTRGSAKAAGYDLYSAYDYTIDPLDKAIVKTDIQIAVPHGCYGRVAPRSGLAAKYFIDVGAGVVDEDYRGNVGVVLFNFGKETFEVKKGDRIAQLVCEKICYPELLEQTTLDETARGAGGFGSTGHN; encoded by the exons ATGC ATGTTGCTGGCTGTGCAGACTTGTCGCCATCGAAAAGAGCAAggacagaaacaacaacaacaacagcagcagagagaccTGTCCTGAGGTTCGCTAAGCTTTCTGAACATGCCACGACTCCAACAAGAGGATCAGCTAAAGCAGCGGGTTATGACCTCTACAG tgccTATGATTACACCATTGATCCTTTGGATAAGGCCATTGTGAAGACAGACATCCAGATAGCAGTTCCACATGGATGCTATGGGAGAGTGG CACCACGATCTGGATTAGCAGCCAAATACTTCATAGATGTCGGAG CTGGAGTTGTAGACGAAGACTATAGAGGAAATGTGGGGGTTGTGCTCTTCAACTTTGGCAAGGAGACATTTGAAG TGAAAAAGGGTGACAGAATTGCTCAACTAGTGTGTGAGAAGATCTGCTATCCAGAACTGCTGGAGCAAACG ACACTTGATGAAACGGCACGTGGTGCTGGAGGATTTGGATCCACTGGACACAACTGA
- the dut gene encoding deoxyuridine 5'-triphosphate nucleotidohydrolase, mitochondrial isoform X3, with protein sequence MLIDVAGCADLSPSKRARTETTTTTAAERPVLRFAKLSEHATTPTRGSAKAAGYDLYSAYDYTIDPLDKAIVKTDIQIAVPHGCYGRVAPRSGLAAKYFIDVGAGVVDEDYRGNVGVVLFNFGKETFEVKKGDRIAQLVCEKICYPELLEQTTLDETARGAGGFGSTGHN encoded by the exons ATGCTAATCG ATGTTGCTGGCTGTGCAGACTTGTCGCCATCGAAAAGAGCAAggacagaaacaacaacaacaacagcagcagagagaccTGTCCTGAGGTTCGCTAAGCTTTCTGAACATGCCACGACTCCAACAAGAGGATCAGCTAAAGCAGCGGGTTATGACCTCTACAG tgccTATGATTACACCATTGATCCTTTGGATAAGGCCATTGTGAAGACAGACATCCAGATAGCAGTTCCACATGGATGCTATGGGAGAGTGG CACCACGATCTGGATTAGCAGCCAAATACTTCATAGATGTCGGAG CTGGAGTTGTAGACGAAGACTATAGAGGAAATGTGGGGGTTGTGCTCTTCAACTTTGGCAAGGAGACATTTGAAG TGAAAAAGGGTGACAGAATTGCTCAACTAGTGTGTGAGAAGATCTGCTATCCAGAACTGCTGGAGCAAACG ACACTTGATGAAACGGCACGTGGTGCTGGAGGATTTGGATCCACTGGACACAACTGA